The following are encoded together in the Kribbella sp. CA-293567 genome:
- a CDS encoding SRPBCC family protein, translating to MKDVLDELAAARRKMGTATLPAGAAYTMELRRRYDAHLDDVWEAITSPERLSRWMKPVTGDLRLGGAFELDGGEHGEILRCEPPRLLRVSWMFGPGADEWPGTSEVEVRLSPDSAGGTEFELVHAAAVGEPMFPIYGPGAGGVGWDLHLLALARFLGDGEVLDHETFQASPAGHEFSRRSAAAWGEAHLAGGGEPDLVAAAVEATTAFYLPTGDAR from the coding sequence ATGAAGGACGTACTCGACGAACTGGCCGCCGCTCGCCGGAAGATGGGTACGGCGACCCTGCCCGCCGGTGCGGCGTACACCATGGAGCTGAGGCGTCGCTACGACGCGCACCTCGACGACGTGTGGGAGGCGATCACCAGCCCCGAGCGTCTGAGTCGCTGGATGAAGCCAGTCACCGGCGACCTACGTCTCGGCGGGGCCTTCGAGCTGGACGGCGGCGAGCACGGCGAGATCCTCCGTTGCGAGCCGCCGCGCCTGCTGCGGGTGTCCTGGATGTTCGGGCCCGGGGCTGACGAGTGGCCAGGCACGAGCGAGGTCGAGGTACGCCTGTCTCCTGATTCGGCCGGGGGCACCGAGTTCGAGCTGGTCCACGCCGCGGCCGTCGGAGAGCCTATGTTTCCCATCTACGGCCCCGGTGCCGGCGGCGTCGGCTGGGACCTGCACCTCCTCGCCCTCGCCAGGTTCCTAGGCGACGGTGAGGTTCTTGATCACGAGACGTTCCAAGCATCGCCTGCCGGACACGAGTTCAGCCGGCGCAGCGCTGCAGCCTGGGGCGAGGCTCACTTGGCCGGCGGCGGCGAACCGGACCTTGTCGCGGCGGCGGTCGAGGCCACTACCGCGTTCTACCTGCCAACCGGGGACGCGCGATGA
- a CDS encoding TetR/AcrR family transcriptional regulator: protein MIRLSKDARREQLLDAALGVVRRRGADGLTLVTLAEAAGVSRPIVYDHFGTRAGLLLALYRQLDEHHRTALDKALAAADPTVAATARVMSTAYFACVTDLPESGALSAALKGNPETEAAQQALDAEYVGTMARALTPYSSLPLATLRLRCIGLLGAAEALAAELTSGRTTAADASAALTGLILGDLTD, encoded by the coding sequence ATGATCCGGCTTTCCAAGGACGCTCGCCGCGAGCAGTTGCTCGACGCTGCCCTCGGCGTGGTCCGCCGGCGAGGCGCCGACGGCCTCACCCTGGTGACGCTGGCAGAGGCAGCCGGGGTCAGCAGGCCGATCGTCTACGACCACTTCGGCACCCGCGCAGGCCTCCTGCTGGCGCTCTACCGGCAGCTCGACGAGCACCACCGAACCGCACTGGACAAAGCTCTGGCGGCCGCCGACCCCACCGTCGCCGCAACCGCTCGAGTGATGAGTACGGCGTACTTCGCCTGCGTCACCGACCTCCCCGAGTCCGGCGCGCTTTCCGCTGCGCTCAAAGGCAATCCGGAGACAGAAGCGGCGCAGCAGGCGCTCGACGCGGAGTACGTAGGAACGATGGCGCGTGCGCTCACGCCGTACTCATCGTTGCCTCTGGCAACTCTCCGGCTCCGCTGCATCGGTCTCCTCGGCGCCGCCGAAGCCTTGGCCGCTGAACTCACCTCCGGCCGCACCACCGCCGCCGACGCAAGCGCGGCCTTGACAGGACTCATCCTCGGCGACCTCACCGACTGA